Proteins from a single region of Hordeum vulgare subsp. vulgare chromosome 6H, MorexV3_pseudomolecules_assembly, whole genome shotgun sequence:
- the LOC123405961 gene encoding uncharacterized protein LOC123405961, producing MSLLPKAVAASQLAAGDSFHPSGHGDHLEDQPEGMDPFTPSEEPKEVSSASEDRGSHAFPSDGGGRRQVDRSQTCRLWREEQKLQKFWSAAYLSTLGRIEMHRAAVTSSNHTCLPNRIR from the exons ATGTCCCTTCTGCCTAAAGCCGTCGCCGCCTCGCAGCTTGCCGCCGGCGATTCCTTCCACCCCTCTGGTCACGGTGACCACCTGGAGGACCAGCCCGAAGGGATGGATCCATTCACGCCCTCGGAAGAACCCAAGGAGGTGTCGTCCGCCAGCGAGGACCGCGGGAGCCATGCCTTCCCATCggatggaggaggaagacgacaggttgACCGTAGTCAAACCTGCAG GTTATGGAGAGAGGAGCAAAAACTACAAAAGTTTTGGAGTGCAGcctacctctctacacttggaag GATTGAAATGCATCGGGCAGCAGTCACATCTTCCAACCACACATGTCTACCGAATAGGATCCGATAA